The following are encoded together in the Ignavibacteria bacterium genome:
- the glgP gene encoding alpha-glucan family phosphorylase — protein MQEILNQLKELSNNLYWTWNNDFHEIMEEINKDYWKWSSKNPVKFLNAIDKGYLFDVIEKRNLRYRIHNLYREYRKYITSKETYFEKKYYKTEKPEICYLSAEYGLAKSLRFYSGGLGTLSGDHLKSASDLGIPLVAVGLAYSYGYFRQIITDDNRQSELYELNDFDSMPMRLVLDEEYRPLKITIELPGRKLYAQIWQLNVGRINLYMLDTFVDENNVDDKRITDILYGGEAEKRILQEILLGIGGMRVLELLGIEAKAFHINEGHSAFLTFERIKNTMKKHGIGFKEAKDFCYYSNIFTTHTPVPAGIDIFPRWMFEKYFGTFAAEELKIDFNRLFEEGNNLYGQSMVDNFNMAYLAINNSNFINGVSKLHGEISRKMWALPDTRSQIDSITNGVHTKTYLSSVSERIYKNHFGNDWFNVENIWGKIAELPDETLWSLRNKNRKKLVNFVRERTADNIKIHHESEDKIAEAYSLLDDSALTIGFARRFATYKRGTLVLRDIDRLKKLMDDNKRKVQFIFSGKAHPKDEPGKNFIHEILKFAHNNGHKNNIIFLDNYDLDVAKSLVGGCDVWLNNPRKPLEASGTSGMKVIANGGINLSITDGWWVEGFSKETGWEIKSPENYDTLSDDEINNFESKSLYDTLEKEIIPMFYDRDKRDIPVNWINMIRGSIRVLTPFFNTGRMVKEYHEKFYSKVR, from the coding sequence ATGCAGGAGATACTTAATCAGTTAAAAGAACTATCTAACAATCTTTACTGGACTTGGAATAATGATTTTCACGAGATTATGGAAGAAATAAATAAGGATTACTGGAAATGGTCTTCAAAGAATCCAGTAAAATTTCTTAATGCTATTGACAAAGGATATCTCTTCGATGTAATCGAAAAAAGAAACCTCAGATACAGAATACATAATCTTTACAGGGAGTACAGAAAATATATTACTTCTAAAGAAACTTACTTTGAAAAGAAATATTATAAGACTGAAAAGCCGGAGATTTGCTACCTTTCAGCAGAATATGGACTTGCTAAAAGTCTCAGGTTTTATTCCGGCGGTTTGGGAACGCTTTCTGGCGATCATCTTAAATCAGCGTCAGACCTCGGAATTCCTCTTGTCGCAGTAGGTCTGGCTTACTCATATGGATATTTCAGACAGATTATCACAGATGACAATAGGCAATCTGAACTTTATGAGTTAAACGATTTTGACTCTATGCCAATGCGTCTTGTGCTTGATGAAGAATACAGACCGTTAAAAATTACTATTGAATTACCGGGAAGAAAACTCTATGCTCAAATTTGGCAATTAAATGTCGGTAGAATTAATCTTTATATGCTTGATACTTTTGTTGATGAAAATAATGTTGATGATAAACGCATAACTGATATTCTTTACGGTGGAGAAGCGGAAAAGCGAATTCTGCAGGAAATACTCCTCGGTATCGGCGGTATGAGAGTCCTTGAATTACTCGGAATCGAAGCTAAAGCGTTTCATATTAATGAGGGACATTCTGCTTTTCTTACCTTTGAAAGAATTAAGAATACTATGAAAAAACATGGTATCGGGTTCAAAGAAGCGAAAGATTTTTGCTATTATTCAAACATATTTACAACACATACACCCGTACCTGCTGGTATTGATATTTTTCCAAGATGGATGTTCGAAAAGTATTTTGGAACCTTTGCAGCAGAAGAACTGAAAATTGATTTTAATAGGCTTTTTGAAGAGGGTAATAATTTGTACGGTCAGTCAATGGTAGATAACTTCAACATGGCATACTTAGCTATTAATAATTCCAATTTCATAAACGGCGTAAGTAAACTTCACGGTGAAATATCACGAAAGATGTGGGCTTTACCCGATACCCGCTCGCAGATTGATTCAATTACAAACGGAGTTCACACTAAAACGTATCTCTCAAGTGTTTCTGAGAGAATATATAAAAATCATTTTGGAAATGATTGGTTTAATGTTGAGAATATCTGGGGAAAAATTGCTGAATTACCGGATGAAACTTTATGGTCTTTGAGAAATAAAAACAGAAAGAAACTTGTTAACTTTGTTAGAGAAAGAACTGCTGACAATATAAAGATACATCATGAAAGTGAAGATAAAATTGCCGAAGCATATTCTTTGCTGGATGATTCTGCTCTAACTATTGGATTTGCAAGAAGGTTCGCTACATATAAACGCGGTACACTTGTTTTGCGCGATATTGATAGACTTAAAAAGTTAATGGACGATAATAAGAGAAAAGTTCAGTTCATCTTCTCTGGAAAAGCTCATCCAAAAGATGAACCTGGTAAGAACTTCATCCATGAAATTCTTAAATTTGCGCATAACAACGGACATAAAAACAATATTATATTTCTTGATAACTACGATTTGGATGTTGCCAAGAGTCTTGTAGGTGGTTGTGATGTTTGGTTGAACAATCCTAGAAAACCACTCGAAGCCTCTGGAACAAGCGGTATGAAGGTTATTGCCAACGGAGGTATTAATCTCTCTATAACTGATGGATGGTGGGTAGAAGGTTTCTCAAAAGAAACAGGTTGGGAAATAAAAAGTCCTGAAAATTATGATACATTGTCTGATGATGAAATTAACAATTTTGAGAGCAAATCTTTATACGATACACTTGAGAAAGAAATTATTCCTATGTTTTATGATAGGGATAAAAGAGATATTCCTGTTAACTGGATTAATATGATTCGAGGATCAATTAGAGTTTTGACTCCTTTTTTTAATACTGGCAGAATGGTAAAGGAATATCATGAAAAGTTTTATTCTAAAGTCAGATAA
- a CDS encoding TrkA family potassium uptake protein, translating into MKQFVVIGVGRFGFNLAVSLSKLNNQVIAIDIDKKKIEDIKDYVTEAVIADALDLRTLKEFIDKDVDTVIVATASDVGTSTLLVLYLKDLGVRRIIAKVRNEDHAKVLNALKVNEVIYPERDIAERLAESLTLSNLIAHIPLAPEYGIVEIVVPDNFIGKSLRELDLRKKYGYSVIGIKDVLRDTIDVNPSPDLKLIPDNILLILCKTTEFLNGNNF; encoded by the coding sequence ATGAAACAATTTGTAGTAATAGGAGTCGGAAGGTTCGGGTTTAATCTTGCTGTTTCTCTTTCGAAATTAAACAACCAGGTTATTGCAATAGATATTGATAAGAAAAAAATTGAAGATATAAAGGATTATGTGACTGAGGCTGTCATAGCGGATGCATTGGACTTAAGAACTTTGAAAGAGTTTATAGACAAAGATGTTGATACGGTAATAGTTGCAACCGCATCCGATGTCGGAACGAGTACTTTGCTTGTACTTTATCTTAAAGACTTGGGTGTAAGAAGAATTATTGCTAAAGTTAGAAACGAAGACCATGCAAAAGTGCTAAACGCACTTAAAGTAAACGAAGTAATTTACCCAGAACGTGATATTGCCGAAAGGCTCGCTGAAAGCCTAACATTAAGTAATCTGATTGCTCATATTCCGCTCGCCCCTGAATATGGTATTGTTGAAATTGTGGTTCCCGATAATTTTATAGGTAAAAGTTTAAGAGAACTTGATCTGAGAAAAAAATACGGTTACTCAGTGATTGGAATAAAAGATGTTTTGCGGGATACGATTGATGTTAATCCATCACCCGATTTAAAGTTAATTCCTGATAATATATTGCTGATCTTATGTAAAACTACTGAATTTCTTAACGGTAATAATTTTTAG
- a CDS encoding NAD-dependent epimerase/dehydratase family protein, which yields MEKIMIIGCSGQIGSELTLALRGVFGGENVFATDIKQAPADIIDSGPFQILDVMNEKNLIHFVIRNKITQVYHLAAVLSGNAEKLPLQAWDINMKSLMNILNLGKDNGLKKIFWPSSIAVFGPTTPRINTPQLTIMEPSTVYGISKLAGERWCEYYYYKYGLDVRSIRYPGLISYKTEAGGGTTDYAVEIFYDAVKKKKYECFLKEDASLPMMFMPDAIESTINLMEAEADKLSIHSSYNLGGISFNPAEIAQAIKNHIPEFEITYKPDFRQKIAESWPASIDDSVARKDWGCKYDYDLTKMTKVMFQEISNKLKM from the coding sequence ATGGAAAAGATAATGATAATCGGGTGTTCAGGACAGATTGGTTCTGAACTTACTTTAGCATTGAGAGGTGTCTTTGGCGGTGAAAATGTTTTTGCTACCGATATAAAACAAGCACCGGCTGATATTATCGATAGCGGACCGTTTCAGATTCTGGATGTAATGAATGAAAAAAACCTAATTCATTTTGTTATTCGTAATAAGATAACTCAGGTTTATCACCTCGCTGCTGTACTTTCTGGCAATGCCGAAAAACTTCCTTTGCAAGCTTGGGATATTAACATGAAAAGTCTCATGAACATCTTAAACCTTGGAAAAGACAATGGTCTTAAAAAAATTTTCTGGCCAAGTTCAATTGCTGTTTTCGGTCCAACAACTCCAAGGATTAATACACCTCAACTCACAATCATGGAACCGTCAACAGTATATGGTATCTCAAAACTTGCGGGCGAGAGATGGTGTGAATATTATTACTATAAATATGGACTCGATGTTAGAAGTATTCGATATCCAGGCCTTATAAGTTATAAAACTGAAGCAGGCGGAGGTACTACTGATTATGCTGTTGAAATATTCTACGATGCTGTTAAGAAAAAGAAGTATGAATGTTTCTTAAAAGAAGATGCAAGTCTGCCTATGATGTTTATGCCTGACGCTATTGAGTCAACTATTAATCTTATGGAAGCTGAAGCTGATAAACTTTCTATTCATTCAAGTTATAATCTTGGTGGTATTAGTTTTAATCCCGCTGAGATTGCTCAAGCAATAAAAAACCACATCCCTGAGTTTGAAATAACTTACAAACCGGATTTTAGGCAGAAGATTGCTGAATCATGGCCTGCAAGTATTGACGATAGTGTGGCAAGAAAAGACTGGGGCTGCAAATATGATTATGACCTTACTAAAATGACTAAAGTTATGTTCCAGGAAATCAGCAATAAATTAAAGATGTAA
- a CDS encoding DMT family transporter: protein MSFHDKIPQHRKGLVYISVTALLWSSSGLFIKVLSDLNAFQISFYRSIIAALTIFIILYIKEKRITFETDKLTILASVFYSGILIFFVLANKLTTSANAIFLQFTAPIYLLFLEPLFLKTKFRRKDLVTIIICVCGMFLFFMGKLEIGNIYGNLIAILAGICFALFSLFVKWKKTSGSNNTILSVVYGNLLIGIICFPLVNSELTLSPTEFFILFYMGVVQIGISYFIFNIGIRYVSATESMVIGMLEAIFNPIWVFLGVGEVPAPSAVAGGLIILAAILFHNFLPIKKTIK from the coding sequence ATGAGTTTCCACGATAAAATACCTCAACACAGAAAAGGACTCGTTTATATTTCTGTAACAGCCCTTCTTTGGAGTTCAAGTGGTTTGTTCATAAAAGTTCTATCGGATCTCAATGCTTTTCAGATTTCATTTTATCGTTCGATAATTGCAGCTCTGACAATTTTTATAATCCTTTATATTAAGGAAAAAAGGATTACATTTGAAACTGATAAATTAACAATTCTTGCATCAGTATTTTATTCGGGTATTTTAATATTCTTTGTTCTTGCGAATAAACTTACTACTTCTGCAAATGCTATTTTTCTTCAGTTTACTGCACCCATATATTTACTGTTCCTTGAACCGTTATTCCTAAAGACCAAATTCAGGAGAAAAGACCTCGTAACGATTATAATTTGTGTTTGCGGTATGTTTCTTTTCTTCATGGGTAAACTTGAGATAGGGAATATATACGGAAACCTAATAGCAATACTCGCAGGTATATGTTTTGCTTTGTTTTCATTGTTCGTTAAATGGAAGAAAACGAGTGGAAGTAATAATACTATTTTAAGTGTAGTCTACGGAAACCTGCTTATTGGAATTATATGCTTTCCTTTGGTAAATAGCGAGCTAACTTTATCGCCAACAGAATTTTTCATCTTATTCTATATGGGTGTTGTTCAGATAGGAATAAGCTATTTTATATTCAATATTGGAATAAGATATGTTTCAGCAACCGAATCTATGGTTATTGGAATGCTTGAAGCAATCTTTAATCCTATTTGGGTATTTCTTGGAGTTGGTGAGGTGCCGGCACCTTCAGCGGTTGCGGGGGGATTAATAATTCTTGCTGCAATATTATTCCATAATTTTCTTCCCATTAAGAAAACAATTAAATAA
- a CDS encoding alpha/beta hydrolase yields the protein MDDLKFVNSPDAIIAYKILGSGEPLIMCTGFASTMDLWSTELIKILQEYFTLILFDYRGVGYSKNLSGSFSINTLADDVHTILNKLNIEKTNVLGWSMGGFVAQMFAINHSERVHRLILYATNCGGTKTINPADNVSNILSNPFSSPLELINTLFPDSWLALHKRPWKYLPNVQESFNPETLKLQYEAVQDWLKLGGGSETLLNKLQIPVLIICGKEDKVVPCENSYVLSQLINSPILSVIEGTGHGLMYQLPEFFAKNIVNFLFK from the coding sequence ATGGATGATCTAAAGTTTGTAAATTCTCCGGACGCAATAATTGCATATAAAATATTGGGTTCGGGGGAACCATTGATTATGTGTACTGGATTTGCTTCGACGATGGATTTATGGAGCACAGAATTAATTAAAATTCTTCAAGAATATTTTACTCTTATACTTTTCGATTACAGAGGTGTTGGATATAGCAAGAATTTATCCGGTTCATTCTCGATTAATACTTTAGCTGATGATGTTCACACGATATTGAATAAACTGAACATAGAGAAGACAAATGTTCTCGGTTGGTCAATGGGAGGATTTGTTGCTCAAATGTTTGCAATCAATCATTCCGAAAGAGTACATAGACTTATTTTGTATGCTACGAATTGCGGCGGAACAAAAACGATTAATCCAGCAGACAATGTTAGTAATATTCTTTCAAATCCTTTTTCCTCGCCATTAGAATTAATAAATACGCTATTTCCTGATAGCTGGCTTGCATTACATAAGAGACCATGGAAATATTTACCCAATGTTCAAGAATCCTTCAATCCTGAAACTTTAAAATTACAGTATGAAGCAGTTCAGGATTGGTTAAAACTCGGGGGAGGATCAGAAACACTCTTGAATAAGTTACAAATTCCTGTTTTGATAATTTGCGGCAAGGAAGACAAGGTTGTACCATGCGAAAATTCGTATGTGCTTTCGCAATTAATAAATTCACCAATATTAAGTGTTATAGAAGGTACAGGTCACGGATTGATGTATCAGCTTCCAGAATTTTTTGCAAAAAACATTGTAAATTTTCTCTTTAAATAA